The Natronoarchaeum philippinense genome includes the window GGTCGTCGGCGTCCGCACGCTCTGCGACGGCGTCAGGCAGCCGCGTTGCGAGCCGGCGGCGTAGCGCCGCCGCGTCGACCTCCTCGCTGCCCAGCACCGCGAAGCCGGCGAAGATCGTCAGGAAGCCGAGGATCGCCAGCGGCGCGATCGACTCGCCGAGCAGTGCCCAGCCGCCGAGCGTCGAGACCGCGGGGACGACGTAGAAGATCAGGTTCGCCCTGATCGCGCCGGCCCGGTCGAGCAGCCCGAAGTAGGCAATGTAGGCGACGGCGCCGGCGAAGAGGCCGACGTACGCCAGCGCCAGCACGGCCTCCGGCGTCCAGACGATCGCGGCCGGAGACTCGCCGGCACCGAGACTGAGCGCGTGCGACAGCGCAGCGCCGAGCGGCAGGCCCCACGCGGTCCGAACGGTGCTCGACAGCGTGCTCTCGGCTCGGCGGATGAGGACGCTCCCGAGCGCGCCGCTGACGGCGCCCGCGAACAGGAACAGCTTGCCGACGCCGCCGTCGACCAGCATCGCAAGCGAGGGATCGACGACCAGCGCGACGCCGACCAGTCCCAGCACCATCCCGACGGCGCCGCGGGCCGAAAGCCGTTCGTCGGCCAGCAAGACGGCGGCGAACACGGGCGTGAGGATCGGGTTGAGGCTGAACACGATCGCGCCGACGGCGCTGGTGGCGTACTGCTGGCCGACGAACAGCAAGGCGTTAGCCAGTCCGATCGCCAGCACGCCGGTGGCGACGATGCCGACGGCGTCGCCGCGGGTGCGCGGAATCAGTCCCTCGCGGTCGGTCGTCGCCACCGCGAACGCCGCCAGCGCGACGGCAGCAACGTCGAAGCGCAGCGCGACGAACAGCAGCGGCGGGAAGTAGGACAGCCCGGCCTTCGCGGCGACGAACGTGCCGCCAAAGAGGACGCTTGCGGCGACGAAGGCGAGGATCGTCCGGCGGTCGGCCACGATTACGCCCACCTCCGTGTGATTGCGGGACCGAGCACCGAACGAAGAAGCGTCGGTGCGCGAAGTGAGAGACTCATCTTACATATCGGTAGGAGATGCGGGCATATAGTTTCGTTCAGAAAGTATTTCACGGCAAGAAATTCAGAAAGTGGCGCGCGGTCGTTGCACGTAGTGCAATCGTTTCAGCGTGCGAAAGGAGTATAGGGCGACGTGACCGAGGTCCGATATGGAATCCGCGTTAGAGGAGATCGAGTTCCTCGCGCTCTCGTCGAACCGCGTCGAAGTGCTTGGCCACCTCGCGTCGGGCCGTCACACCCGAACCGAGCTGGCCGACGCCACCGGCGCCTCGCAGGCGACGCTGGGGCGGATTCTGGGCGATTTCGAGGACCGGTCGTGGGTCCGCCGCGAGGAGGGCCAGTACGTCGCCACGGCGACGGGACGGCTCGTCGCCGAGGGCTTTACCGACCTGCTCGATATTCTCGAAACCGAGAGCGAACTGCGCGATATCGTTCGGTACCTGCCGACTCACGCGATGGACTTCGATCTGCAGCATCTGGCCGACGCC containing:
- a CDS encoding DMT family transporter; translated protein: MADRRTILAFVAASVLFGGTFVAAKAGLSYFPPLLFVALRFDVAAVALAAFAVATTDREGLIPRTRGDAVGIVATGVLAIGLANALLFVGQQYATSAVGAIVFSLNPILTPVFAAVLLADERLSARGAVGMVLGLVGVALVVDPSLAMLVDGGVGKLFLFAGAVSGALGSVLIRRAESTLSSTVRTAWGLPLGAALSHALSLGAGESPAAIVWTPEAVLALAYVGLFAGAVAYIAYFGLLDRAGAIRANLIFYVVPAVSTLGGWALLGESIAPLAILGFLTIFAGFAVLGSEEVDAAALRRRLATRLPDAVAERADADDRLGLGEEPRGFESD